The DNA segment TTTGTGTTCGACTTTTCCTCATAATAATACCACTAAACATCTCCGTGACCGCGGTCTCTAACGAGATCCATAGTGATTAGATTATATCACAGCTTTTTTATTGATTAAATCCTTTAATAAAAATTAGTAAAAAATAGATAAGTTCTATATACTCCTATAGTATGAATAGTATGAAATTACATTCAAAAAAGCTTGAAAATGGTCTTACGATACAGGCGGTGGAAATGTCAGGAACTAATGTTGTAACTTCACTTATACTTGTAGGTGCTGGCTCTCGGAATGAAGAGAAAAATATAAATGGAATTGCTCACTTCCTCGAACACATGTTCTTTAAGGGAGGTGGGAAGTACAAAACCTGCAGTGCAGTTGCTTCTACCATAGATGGACTTGGTGCTGAATTTAATGCATTCACCAGTGAAGAAATTGTTGGATATTATGTAAAATCAGCAAAAAAGCATGTTGATACGTCTCTTGATGTATTAAGTGACATGCTTATTAAAGCTCGTTTTCCAAAGAAAGAAATAGAGAAGGAGCGCGGAGTTATTCTTGAAGAGATTGCAATGTATTTAGATTTACCAATGCAACAAATTGCAGATGATTTTACAACCTTATTGTTTGGAGACCAACCTCTTGGAAGAAGTGTTTTAGGACCTCCAGAAGTAATAAAATCGGTAACACAAAAAGATTTTTTTGATTACAAAGAAGCTTTGTATGTACCAGAAAACACTGTAATTACACTCGCTGGAGCAGTAGGCAAAGAAGATATTTCTAGAGTAGAAAAATATTTTGATTTCAAGCCGGGAATACAGACTAAAAAAGCGTCTCCTTTTGATTCAAGGTTTTTAGAAAAAAAATATAGTATTCGTGAAAAGCAGACTGAACAATATCACATAAGTTTTGGAGTTTTGGGATTGTCAGAAAAAGATGCACGATATCCAGTCCAGCAAGTGCTCTCTACGATACTTGGAGGAAATATGTCTTCTCGTATGTTCTTAAACGTTCGTGAAGAAAAAGGGCTGTGTTATTCTATTCGTACCATATCGGGAGGATATTCTGACATAGGGATTTTCACTACTAGAGCAGGGGTAAGGCTTGATAAAGTACTAAATGCGGTAGAGGCGATTCGAACTGAGTATAATGCAATAGCTAAAAATGGAACAACTGAGGAAGAACTCATAAAAGCAAAAGCATTTGCACAAGGAAGAATAGATTTATCGACAGAGGATACGGAAAAAGTAGCTTTTCATTATGGAAGTAATACACTCCTATACACATTACAAGAATCTTTCGAAGAGGAAAAACAAAAGATAGCAAAAGTTACTAAAGCGGAAGTTGATAAGTTGGCAAAGGAGCTCTTACAACCAGAAAAATATCGTTTTTCAGGAATAGGTCCTAAGATAGATGAGGAAAAACTACTTAGATTGATTTCTTAGTTCTCTATCCAAAAGTTATTTAAGAGTTATAAATATCGCACCGGCAGTCATTAGAAGTGCGCCGAATATGACTTGCCAACCAAATCCTTCTCCTAAAAATATCGCCGCGAGTATCACGACAAACACAACGCTTAAGCGGTCAATCGCCACCACTCCGGAAGCAAGTCCCGCTTTAAGAGCAATAAAGTAAAACAACCATGAAAGCGCTCCCGCGACTCCAGCGAGGATTATGAGGGTCCATTCTCGCGAATTGAAAGACGCTAGAGAAAACCCGTCAAATTTGTGCAAGAAGAAGCTAACTACTACAAGAAACAGCACCATGACCATCGCCCGCACTGTTGTTGCGAGTGTCGTATCTATGTCTTTGAGTCCTAACTTTGCAAAAATGGCAACAAGCGCTGCGAAAATCGCCGAGAGAAATGCGTAAAATACCCACATATCATTTTTCTATGAAAAGCTCTGACGCCTCATTGTACACCGTCTCAAATTCAGATACAATATTACTTTTCAATCGCTCGTGACATATTTTTAAAATATTGCTATAAAACTGCATTTGTTCTTCAATTGGAGCATTGAAATTTCCCCAGATTACTGGGCCGTGTTTTTTGTAATCAGCAATTGTGGTATTCAAATTGTGAATTTTGTCTGCCGCCGATACCAATACCGATTCGTCACTTGCCCCATGCAAATTTGCTGCATATTTTTCCTTTCTTTCTTTCCATGAATTCTTTTTGTTTTCATTTGAATAATTTTCTGTTACCCCGAGCACTATCTCTCTCACCTTTTTCCCAAAATCATTCTCAAGTTTATCTGGTGTGTACTTCGTATCCTCTATTGCATCATGAAGAAGTCCAGCCACAATAACATCCTCATCATCTGTGTAATTTGAGAGAATTATTGCAACTGAATATAGGTGGGT comes from the Patescibacteria group bacterium genome and includes:
- a CDS encoding EamA family transporter; this encodes MWVFYAFLSAIFAALVAIFAKLGLKDIDTTLATTVRAMVMVLFLVVVSFFLHKFDGFSLASFNSREWTLIILAGVAGALSWLFYFIALKAGLASGVVAIDRLSVVFVVILAAIFLGEGFGWQVIFGALLMTAGAIFITLK
- a CDS encoding insulinase family protein, which produces MNSMKLHSKKLENGLTIQAVEMSGTNVVTSLILVGAGSRNEEKNINGIAHFLEHMFFKGGGKYKTCSAVASTIDGLGAEFNAFTSEEIVGYYVKSAKKHVDTSLDVLSDMLIKARFPKKEIEKERGVILEEIAMYLDLPMQQIADDFTTLLFGDQPLGRSVLGPPEVIKSVTQKDFFDYKEALYVPENTVITLAGAVGKEDISRVEKYFDFKPGIQTKKASPFDSRFLEKKYSIREKQTEQYHISFGVLGLSEKDARYPVQQVLSTILGGNMSSRMFLNVREEKGLCYSIRTISGGYSDIGIFTTRAGVRLDKVLNAVEAIRTEYNAIAKNGTTEEELIKAKAFAQGRIDLSTEDTEKVAFHYGSNTLLYTLQESFEEEKQKIAKVTKAEVDKLAKELLQPEKYRFSGIGPKIDEEKLLRLIS
- a CDS encoding bifunctional (p)ppGpp synthetase/guanosine-3',5'-bis(diphosphate) 3'-pyrophosphohydrolase, whose translation is MKLTPKIEKAIIKAAVLHRGQSRKGEVVYPYITHLYSVAIILSNYTDDEDVIVAGLLHDAIEDTKYTPDKLENDFGKKVREIVLGVTENYSNENKKNSWKERKEKYAANLHGASDESVLVSAADKIHNLNTTIADYKKHGPVIWGNFNAPIEEQMQFYSNILKICHERLKSNIVSEFETVYNEASELFIEK